One window from the genome of Bacteroidota bacterium encodes:
- a CDS encoding GntR family transcriptional regulator produces the protein MLELGKFNTLKIARKVDFGVFLSSGTDEVLLPKKYLEPAMEIGSDVAVFIYKDSEDRTIATTQKPFAQVGEFAYLKVKEVNSFGAFMDWGLEKDLLVPFREQDKKLEAGKSYVVYVYVDKLTKRIAASAKINRYAKNDEMLLSENEEVDLLLFKQTDLGYGAIINNLHQGLIYKNEVFTNLAVGDKVKGWIKTLREDGRIDLRLQKVGFELSDDAQELILKKLSEKNGFLALNDASEPQLIKNELGMSKKTFKKAIGGLFKSKRISLEENGIKLL, from the coding sequence GAACTGATGAAGTTTTGTTGCCTAAAAAATACCTTGAACCAGCTATGGAAATTGGTTCAGATGTAGCTGTTTTTATTTATAAGGATTCAGAAGACCGAACCATCGCAACCACCCAAAAGCCCTTTGCTCAAGTGGGTGAGTTTGCCTATTTAAAAGTGAAAGAGGTAAATTCATTTGGCGCATTTATGGACTGGGGCCTCGAAAAAGATTTACTGGTACCCTTTCGTGAACAAGATAAAAAGTTAGAAGCCGGTAAAAGTTATGTTGTATATGTGTATGTTGATAAACTTACCAAACGTATTGCTGCTTCTGCTAAAATAAACCGTTATGCTAAAAATGATGAAATGCTGCTTAGCGAAAATGAAGAAGTAGATTTATTACTTTTTAAACAAACCGACTTAGGATACGGTGCTATTATAAACAATCTTCATCAAGGTTTGATTTATAAAAATGAAGTGTTTACAAATCTTGCAGTTGGTGATAAGGTAAAAGGTTGGATTAAAACGTTGCGCGAAGATGGCCGAATTGATTTAAGGCTTCAAAAAGTTGGATTTGAATTGAGTGATGATGCACAGGAACTTATTTTAAAAAAATTATCTGAAAAAAATGGCTTTCTCGCGTTAAACGATGCAAGCGAACCACAGCTAATTAAAAATGAACTTGGCATGAGTAAAAAAACTTTTAAAAAAGCCATTGGTGGTTTATTTAAAAGTAAACGAATTAGTTTAGAAGAAAACGGAATTAAATTACTTTAA
- a CDS encoding alkane 1-monooxygenase, with translation MRNTKYFLALIPGILAIAGNIVGGNYLWMNIAYNMLGMVLLDRILPEDKTPSKSKDNELVPNLVLLFSLLLHTLAILTLLMGVYSHSISGYYLFPAIVSTGLNSGISGIISAHEMIHRKQAWWQALGKWNLLIVNYSHFFIEHIKVHHKWVGTNKDAATARYGESIYAFFLRTVPAQYLSAFQSEEKRLEQLGIKAFGWNNFVVRSTSIQLLLAGFILATLGVNVLLVYGGQSLVAIFLLEYVNYIEHYGLVRKEGEKYSAEHAWQSDTVISRFSLIELSRHSDHHLKASKQYQTLDSHISSPVLPSGYFGVFYQVLIPALWFKKVHPLLDKMYALK, from the coding sequence ATGCGAAACACTAAATATTTTTTAGCTTTAATTCCGGGCATACTAGCCATAGCTGGAAATATAGTAGGCGGTAATTATTTGTGGATGAATATTGCTTACAATATGCTAGGCATGGTTTTACTGGATCGTATTTTACCTGAAGATAAAACTCCATCAAAGTCAAAGGATAATGAGCTTGTTCCTAATCTTGTGCTACTATTTTCATTACTATTACACACGCTTGCAATACTAACTTTATTAATGGGAGTATATTCTCACAGCATAAGTGGATATTATCTTTTTCCTGCAATAGTTTCAACCGGATTAAATTCCGGGATTTCGGGCATAATTTCAGCGCATGAAATGATACATCGAAAGCAAGCCTGGTGGCAAGCATTAGGAAAATGGAATTTGCTTATTGTGAATTACAGCCATTTTTTTATTGAGCATATTAAAGTACATCACAAATGGGTGGGTACCAATAAGGATGCAGCTACTGCAAGGTATGGAGAAAGTATTTATGCATTTTTTTTGCGCACAGTTCCGGCACAATACCTAAGTGCTTTTCAAAGTGAAGAAAAACGATTGGAGCAATTAGGTATCAAAGCTTTTGGTTGGAATAATTTTGTAGTACGAAGTACATCTATCCAACTTTTGTTAGCAGGATTTATACTGGCAACCTTGGGTGTTAATGTATTGTTGGTTTATGGGGGACAAAGTTTAGTGGCAATATTTTTACTCGAATATGTAAATTATATTGAGCATTATGGCTTGGTTCGCAAGGAAGGAGAAAAGTATTCAGCAGAACACGCTTGGCAATCCGACACCGTGATAAGCCGATTTTCACTCATCGAACTTTCGCGTCACAGCGACCATCATTTAAAAGCTTCAAAACAATACCAAACCCTTGATAGCCATATATCGAGCCCGGTTTTACCTTCGGGATATTTTGGAGTATTTTACCAGGTATTGATTCCTGCTTTGTGGTTTAAAAAAGTGCATCCTTTGTTGGATAAAATGTATGCCTTAAAGTAA
- a CDS encoding fumarylacetoacetate hydrolase family protein: MKIICIGRNYGAHAKELKNEIPEEPVFFLKPDTALLKDGQAFYLPDFSKDIHHEIELVLQICKNGKNISEKFAAGYYEKIAVGIDFTARDIQQQCKEKGLPWEKAKAFDNSAPIGEFISKSEMQNTGNINFHLTINGEVRQNGNSKDMLFSFEKIIAYVSRFITLKQGDLIYTGTPAGVGAVAIGDKLEGYIGDKKLLSFEVK; the protein is encoded by the coding sequence ATGAAAATAATTTGTATCGGAAGAAATTACGGAGCACATGCTAAAGAACTAAAAAATGAAATACCCGAAGAGCCGGTATTTTTTCTCAAACCCGATACTGCCTTATTAAAAGATGGACAAGCCTTTTATCTACCAGATTTTAGTAAGGATATACACCATGAAATTGAACTGGTTTTGCAAATTTGTAAAAATGGGAAAAACATTTCTGAAAAATTTGCAGCAGGCTATTATGAAAAAATTGCTGTAGGAATTGATTTCACAGCGCGCGACATTCAACAACAATGCAAAGAAAAAGGATTGCCTTGGGAAAAAGCAAAAGCTTTTGATAATTCGGCTCCCATTGGTGAATTTATTTCTAAAAGTGAAATGCAAAACACCGGTAACATTAATTTTCATTTAACAATTAATGGTGAGGTTCGTCAAAATGGAAATTCAAAAGATATGTTATTTAGCTTCGAAAAAATCATAGCCTATGTGTCAAGATTCATCACTTTAAAACAAGGTGATTTAATTTACACCGGCACACCGGCAGGAGTTGGAGCAGTTGCAATTGGCGATAAACTAGAAGGGTATATTGGCGATAAAAAATTGTTGAGCTTTGAAGTTAAATAG
- a CDS encoding GNAT family N-acetyltransferase, whose product MTASTIRLGTEADAEELMEVCKKSFFDTFTGTCTELDMQTYLAKTFPLQRIIDEINDQACWMYVLVNATKIGGYVKIGRNLITEMKSRKALEIERLYLLHECIGKGNGDALMQKCFEIANQENAEVIYLGVWEHNYRAQKFYSKYGFELFGQHPFPIESTPQTDLWLKKELQH is encoded by the coding sequence ATGACAGCTAGTACTATTCGATTGGGAACTGAAGCAGATGCCGAAGAGTTAATGGAAGTTTGTAAAAAATCATTCTTTGACACTTTTACAGGAACCTGCACTGAATTAGATATGCAAACCTACTTGGCAAAAACCTTTCCTTTACAGCGTATTATTGATGAAATAAACGACCAAGCTTGCTGGATGTATGTGTTAGTTAATGCAACAAAAATTGGTGGCTATGTTAAGATTGGACGCAATTTAATTACTGAAATGAAGTCGAGAAAAGCCCTTGAAATAGAACGTTTGTATTTATTGCACGAGTGTATTGGCAAAGGCAATGGCGATGCGTTAATGCAAAAATGTTTCGAAATTGCCAATCAGGAAAATGCGGAGGTAATTTATTTGGGTGTGTGGGAACACAATTATAGGGCTCAAAAATTTTATTCGAAGTATGGATTTGAGCTATTTGGCCAACACCCCTTCCCTATTGAATCGACGCCACAAACCGATCTTTGGTTGAAGAAAGAATTGCAGCACTAA
- the panB gene encoding 3-methyl-2-oxobutanoate hydroxymethyltransferase, giving the protein MSVNKEVKKITTNTLLEMKRKGEKISMLTAYDYSLAKIIDMAGIDVILVGDSASNVMAGHETTLPITLNDMIYHAASVIRAVDRALVVVDLPFGSYQGNSKEALHSSIRIMKESGAHAVKLEGGREVKESIERILTAGIPVMGHLGLTPQSIYKFGTYTVRAKEKIEAQRLIEDAILLEQTGCFAIVLEKIPAKLAAEVAKNVSIPIIGIGAGNGVDGQVLVLHDMLGINNDFSPRFLRRYANLFDEITAAVGNYIKDVKTKDFPNSKEQY; this is encoded by the coding sequence ATGTCAGTTAATAAGGAAGTAAAGAAGATTACCACCAATACGCTTTTGGAAATGAAGCGAAAGGGAGAAAAAATTTCGATGCTTACTGCCTATGATTACTCGCTTGCCAAGATAATCGACATGGCTGGTATAGATGTGATTTTAGTGGGCGATAGTGCGAGTAATGTAATGGCCGGACACGAAACAACTTTGCCAATTACACTCAACGATATGATATACCATGCTGCTTCTGTTATTCGTGCTGTGGATCGTGCTTTAGTTGTGGTGGATTTACCTTTTGGGTCGTATCAGGGCAATTCTAAGGAAGCTTTGCATTCCTCTATTCGAATTATGAAAGAATCAGGTGCACATGCCGTGAAATTGGAAGGTGGTCGTGAAGTAAAAGAATCGATTGAACGTATTTTAACTGCAGGTATCCCTGTGATGGGGCATTTGGGATTAACTCCACAATCGATTTATAAATTCGGTACTTATACCGTTCGTGCAAAGGAAAAAATTGAAGCGCAACGATTAATAGAAGATGCCATATTACTTGAGCAAACAGGCTGTTTTGCGATTGTTCTCGAAAAAATTCCGGCTAAACTTGCCGCTGAGGTAGCTAAAAATGTTAGTATTCCTATTATTGGTATTGGAGCCGGAAACGGGGTTGATGGACAAGTACTTGTATTGCACGATATGCTTGGAATTAACAACGATTTTAGTCCACGATTTTTAAGAAGATATGCCAACTTGTTTGACGAAATTACTGCAGCAGTAGGAAATTATATTAAAGATGTAAAGACAAAGGATTTCCCGAATAGTAAGGAGCAATATTAA